Proteins encoded together in one Chiloscyllium plagiosum isolate BGI_BamShark_2017 chromosome 50, ASM401019v2, whole genome shotgun sequence window:
- the LOC122544586 gene encoding late histone H2B.L4-like produces the protein MADEKKVQQTSKKGAKKIIKKAPAKGGKKRKRTRKESFYIYIYKVMKQVHPDTGISSKAMSIMNSFVSDIFERIAGEASRLAHYNKRSTISSREIQTAVRLLLPGELAKHAVSEGTKAVTKYTSSK, from the coding sequence ATGGCTGATGAGAAGAAAGTCCAGCAAACTTCCAAGAAGGGCGCGAAGAAAATCATCAAGAAGGCACCAGCGAAGGGCGGTAAGAAGAGGAAGCGGACCAGGAAAGAAAGTTTCTACATTTACATCTACAAAGTGATGAAGCAGGTTCACCCCGACACCGGCATCTCTTCCAAGGCCATGAGCATCATGAACTCGTTCGTCAGCGATATTTTCGAGCGCATCGCGGGGGAGGCTTCCCGCCTGGCCCATTACAACAAGCGCAGCACCATCAGCTCCCGGGAGATCCAGACCGCCGTGCGGCTGCTGCTGCCCGGGGAGCTGGCCAAGCACGCCGTGTCGGAGGGTACAAAGGCGGTGACCAAGTACACCAGCTCCAAGTGA
- the LOC122544578 gene encoding histone H2A-like, which translates to MSGRGKGGGKGRAKAKSRSSRAGLQFPVGRVHRLLRKGNYAERVGAGAPVYLAAVLEYLTAEILELAGNAARDNKKTRIIPRHLQLAVRNDEELNKLLGGVTIAQGGVLPNIQAVLLPKKTAAAGSAKK; encoded by the coding sequence ATGTCTGGGAGAGGAAAGGGCGGTGGGAAAGGTCGCGCCAAGGCGAAGTCTCGGTCGTCCCGGGCTGGCCTGCAGTTCCCGGTGGGCCGTGTTCACAGGCTCCTGAGAAAGGGTAACTATGCTGAGCGTGTGGGTGCCGGAGCGCCGGTCTATCTGGCTGCGGTGCTGGAGTATCTGACGGCTGAAATCCTGGAGCTGGCCGGCAACGCGGCCCGGGACAACAAGAAGACCCGCATCATCCCCAGGCACCTGCAGCTGGCCGTGCGCAACGACGAGGAGCTCAACAAGCTGCTGGGAGGGGTGACCATCGCTCAGGGCGGGGTGCTGCCTAATATCCAGGCCGTGCTGCTGCCCAAGAAAACCGCCGCTGCTGGATCTGCTAAAAAGTGA